The following DNA comes from Macrobrachium rosenbergii isolate ZJJX-2024 chromosome 37, ASM4041242v1, whole genome shotgun sequence.
TTACTTCCTCCCTCCCCAGGAACTCAGCTCCCCTTACCCTGGACCTACCCCAGCTCTGAAAGTCCCCGAGTCCTCGCCTGGAATTCACCTTCCTACCCCCTGGAACCCCCACTCCcctctcctggaacctggatctCACCTCCCACCCCATGGaacccttctccccttccctggAATCTGGAACTCACCTGCCATCCCCTGGGACCTCAGTCCCCTTCCCTGGAACCTGGAACTCACTTCTCACCCCTTGGAACCCCACTCCCTTTCCCTGGAAACTGGAACTCACTTCCCACCCCTTGGAACCCCACTCCCCTTCCCTGGAATCTGGAACTCACTTCCCAACCCCTGGaacttctctccccttccctggAACCTAGAACTCACTTCCCACCTACTGGAACCCCAATCCCCTTCCCTGGAACCTGGAACTCACCTCCCAACCCCTGCAACCCCACTCCCCGTCCCTGGAACATGGAACTCACCTACCTTCCCCTGGAACCCCACTCCCCTTCCCTGTAACAGGGAACTCACTCCCAACCTCCCATCCCTGGATCCccgctcccctccccctcccatggaacttatc
Coding sequences within:
- the LOC136825185 gene encoding uncharacterized protein; translated protein: MLLIIFMFAIILSLFLSRRLLIFFIIFPTFSSSSSHNFPPHFLPHFPLISLMLLPPLPFPCHQSCLWRRSLEPLLLPPPLPVYSSPPSYWISPPLLKPSTLPPPPFLSGTHLSLPLELLPPSPGTQLPLPWTYPSSESPRVLAWNSPSYPLEPPLPSPGTWISPPTPWNPSPLPWNLELTCHPLGPQSPSLEPGTHFSPLGTPLPFPGNWNSLPTPWNPTPLPWNLELTSQPLELLSPSLEPRTHFPPTGTPIPFPGTWNSPPNPCNPTPRPWNMELTYLPLEPHSPSL